From the Bacillus sp. FJAT-22090 genome, the window CAATCAGAAGTTGCTTTAAATAAAATTATACAGCAGATGGCAGATGGTACTCAAAACAACGGAGTAAATGGTATTATCGTGAACTCTGAAGTTACAGAAATTGATGAAGAAACTAACGAGAAGTTAGATGCACTTATGGAAGTAAATCTTTCAACAGAAGATATGATTAAAAAAATCAGTAGCTTCTATACATGATGGGAACTATTCAAATCAGAAGTAAAACCATTAGAATACAGCATTATTCGAAATGGAAAACCTGTATTGTCAAAAACCAACGCAATAACTTATGTTGTTAGAAAAAATAATGAATAGTACTTCAACTAGTGGGCGCTTTAGTTAAACTAGAACATCACTTCGATGGACTAGTTTAATATATAAAACACCATGTAAATTTCTGTGATCAAGTGTGAAATTTTACACTTAAACTAACGGGGCAGGTTAGTGTAATAAGAAATCGAAGAAAGGGAGAGTGAAAAATTGACAACCAAATATGTGAATTGGGGAGATTCAAAAGTAAAACTAACCTGGAAGCGTGATCCACAACTTCCTCCAAGAAAGTTAATTACAAGCGTTCACGGCATTTGTTTACAAGAAGAAAAACTACTTTTGGTTAATCTAAATCATAGAGGGTGGGATTTTCCTGGCGGTCATATTGAACTTGAAGAAAACCCTGAAGATTGTTTAAATCGTGAAGCGTATGAAGAGGGATATGTAACGGGAAGTATCTTTCTTTTAGGTCATATTATAGTTGACCACACTGAAAACATAAAATGGGATGCAAGTAGCAATTATCCAAAGGTAGGATATCAAGTTTTTTACCGTATGGACATTGATCGATTACATGATTTTCAAGCACAGTTTGAGTCAGCTGAAAGAATTCTTATAAATCCGGGTGAAGTAATAGAATACTATCATGATTGGAACGAACTTTATCAAGAAATTCTTGATTATGCTTTAGTCCTAAAGTAATTCATTTACAACTAGCTATAGATCGGGTTGCGTATGCAACTCTTTATTCTTATTGAACTAACGTAGCAGTTTAGTTGAAGAAGGATATTTCTGTATCCATATAGAATTAGATACAAACTGAATGATAATCTGAGAGAGTACATTAAAAGTAGTTCCTTTAATTTTATTCAACTAAAGGGGGGAGTCTAAAAATATTCTATGTAATAGAGAGATAATTAGGACAGGAGAGTTAAAACTGGTAAATATAAAAAAAATATGTTTAATTGCAATGATAGTTATGACTGCTGTTTCATTTGCAAATTTTTTAGGATTTAGTATTGCTGGGATATCAGTTATTATTGGTATTGCGTTTTTCTTTATTAATAGTAATTTGGAAAAAAATGTTTCTACTGACACTGGACTAAATGCAAAATCAATAGGAAAGTGTCTGAAAAACAAAACAATTTATTTTTGGATTGTTTTACCACTGATTTTGAATGTTGTTTGTATTGTGTTGGCAAAATTAATTTTGCCCGAATACATAGAACATCTTTATGGAAGAACGGAGTTTGTAGTTTCGTTAGATAAGATAATGTTTCTCGTCTTCCAACTTGCCATTTTAGCATTGGGTGAAGAAATTGCTTGGAGGGCTTTTTTTCAAAAGCAATTGAGTAAAGCACTACCAATAATACCTACTTTAATTGTTACATCCATAATATTTGCATTTGCTCACATTGTGGAGGGGAGTAGTATTGTAGTCGCTTATGATATTTTCTTTATCTTTATAAATAGTGTTTTATATGGTGTGATATTTTATAAAACAAACAATGCGTGGATAAGTGCTATTTCGCATTTTATTGCTAATTTATTTAGTATTATTGTAATTTCATTTTTGTTGTGATGTGACTTTAAGATCTTTTTGCTGGTCATATTCTTAATACAGTACGTATGATATATTAAGTTTAATATTAACAATCGGAGGGCGTTGATCCAAGAAGGGATTGAGGCTCTTTTTGTTGAACTTATTGAACTAATGGGACAGGTTTGTTGTATAAGTTTTTTAAATAAAATATCAAAATACAGAAAAAAATAATATCGCTTATAAAGGAGGATTAAAATGAATCAAACAAAAAATGAAGTGAAAGTAATTTTCTTTGATGCTGGTGGTGTTCTTTTTGATACTTTTTTAAAAGGAGATGACAGAATAAGGTATATATTGCTGGAAAGAGGTTATCAAAAATCAAAAATTGATGTTGCTATTATGAAGGCAAAACAAATTAAACTGACTTTCATTTCGAATTGGAATGAGGAAGAACAATACTATAAGCGTTATTATGGAACTATTGCAAAAGAGCTTGGAGAAATTGAACTAACAAATGAATTATTCTTATTTACCCATTTTGCTGGTCACTGTGAGCTGTTTCCAGAAGTAAAAGGGTTGCTTGAGGAATTAAGTAAAGAGTACAGATTAGCTGTTATTTCGAATGCAATGCCAAGTATGGACTGGATATTTGATAGGTTAGGAATTCGTAAATATTTTGATTCTATTATTCTTTCTGCCTTTGTAAAAGAAGAAAAACCAGGAGAAGCAATCTATAATATCGCGCTTAATCATGCAAAAGCGATAAAAGAAGAAAGTATATTTATAGATGACAAAATTGAAAATATTGAAGGAGCCGAACGAGTTGGGATAAGAGGAATTCACTTAGATAGAAATCGGGTGAATTTGTTAGAATTGCTAAGTGAACAACAGCTTATCCAAAATACCATTAAAAATTTTAAGAATGAAATTACAAACTAACCTGATTTAAATACCATGAAAAGAAGGTTCTTCAAAAAAAGAAAAATGACAATATAAAAAAAGACCCTACTCAAACGGTAAAAAAAGAGGAGAGCGTTAATTTCAGTAGATTGGATTAAGGTCAATTTTAGTATTGTCACGTCTTTACCATTTTCATTCTCTGAGGTGCAGCAAATATATTGTGCTGCATGGATGGCTAACGGGTCAGGTTAGTTGAGAAAGGTATTTATAGAGAACTAATAAATATGCAGATTGAAAGGGTGATTGTATATTGTCTCAAATTTCGATGGTGGAAAACCTTTTAAAAGATTCATTTAAAGTAATTAATGGCATGCCTCAATATATTGGGATAGAAGAGAGAGAGAAAACAGAATATAACCATAATAACTGGAAAGATAAGATAAATACTTTAAATGACTTTGCTATAAAGCATAAGCTTAACAGAATTAGTGCTTTAATTAATAGATCTTCGGAACACTATTTGAGTCTTTCACAAATGCTAATTAACTTCGGATTTGAAAAGTATGCTTCAAAAGTTGAAGTATTAAGAGACTTAAAAGATATTAATAACAATAAAAAGGGATATGAATGGTATTCATTAAGTGACTATAAAATATCTGAAGATGAATTTAAGAGGATTTGGGAGAAATGTATGTATGGGTCTGAAAACTCTCCAACTTCATTTACAATGGATGAACATCTAGACTCTTTGAAAAATGAAATAGGGGAGAATTGGAGTAAATCTTGTAATGTCATTTACTTGGAAGACAAACTCATTGGTATATCTATCCCTCACATAGAAAGTGGCACTGTATATGAAGGAAGGTTATATTATTTCGGAATTTTACCTGAAGAGCGAGGGAAAGGACATAGTATACATATACACTATCAGTCCATGAATTTATTAAAGCAAATGGGAGCGAACTATTACATAGGAATTACACATGAGACCAATAAAAAAATGCAGAAAGTATTTTTAAAAAATAAGTGTTCAATAAAGGCCAAAACAGAATCCTATTATAAATATATAATTAATTAATTCATTGATTATTAAACTACCATGAAAATAAATTTCTTCAAGAAAAGAAAAATGACACTTGAACTAACGGGTGCTTTAGTTGAAGAACAGTGATTTGCAATGCAGCTCTTTTCTCTTAATCAATTAAAGGGACAATTTAGTACAATATGCAGGTATATTTGGAAAGAGTGATGAAGTATTTATTATGCGGTAAATATTATAAGAAATAATATATATAAATTTACTAACTAATGATGGTTTATTATCCAAGTAAGCCATAAAGGAGGGTTAGCTATTTTCCAAATCAATAGTAGAAATTTAACGTTTTCGTTATTGATTTATTTTTGTTTAATAACAATACTTTTACTTTTAACACTGAAAACCAACTTCAATTTGACTGGTTATAATTACTACTTGAATGAAGAATCGATGATACTAACGATTGAAGAAGGGTTTGTAAAAAAAGAAAAGTACAATGTGCAAGGTACTGCAATTCAAGCTATAAAAGTTATGTTACCAATTAACCAAGCAAATGAGATGTGGAAACTTAACATTTATTTACTCTCGCTTTTTATAACAGTCTTTTTTGTATTATTTTTGAAACCTTTGAGACCGAAGAAAAACTTGAAAATGTATATTGCATTATATTTTTTATTCCTTATCACCTTTATTATTTGGGATATATACGTTCACAAAGAAATAATTGAAGAAATAACAAATACTATAAATAGTTTATAAAGATAGGATGACATTTGTTAGAAAATAAGCTTATATAATGATTCGAAATATGAATGTAGCCAGTTAGTTATTTTCTTGTTCAACTAACGGGACAGGTTAGTTATACAAGGAGATATAACCCCTTGAATAGATTGAATATTATTACATTTAGTAATATAATAGTAGAATTAAACGGAGAATAAAACGGAAAAATAAAAGAAAGTAAAAGTTAATGAGGGTTTTATTTGTTTGTACTATTTTTGACATATGTTTTACTTGGACTTTCTATTGCTCTCCCTATTGGTACAGTTACAATAGAAATGACAAAACAAGGTCTTAAAAACGGATTTATGCATGGATGGATTGTCGGTCTTGGAGGAATGACGATTGATTTAGGTTTGATTTTACTTCTTTATTTCGGCTTAGCTTCTGTACTATCCATGCCCATTGTTCAAATTACGATGTGGTTGGTAGGTGCTTTATTCTTATTTTTTATTGGCTATGATAGCATAAAAACTGCTGACCATAATATCTCAGTAGCAGGAGAAAAGTCAACAAAATCACTGAAGTCTTCTTACTTTAATGGGTTACTTGTAGCTATATCACCTGGTAATTTAGTCTTTTGGGTAAGTATTTTTGGTACAGTATTAGCGGACTCGTTCGATTCATCCAATACCTTTAAATTCCTTATTGTTGGTGCAGGAATACTTACAGGAATTCTTATTCATGACATAGTTTTAATGACAATTGTTGCAGGTACGAGAAAGGTACTAAATCCTACATATATCAAATGGGTTTCTATTTTAACTGGACTTGTATTAATAGGATTTGGTATAAAATTTCTTTTTGAATTTTATAAAAGTATTCAAGGAGCTTTTTAATGAAAGAATAAGTGTTATAGGAGATATTTTCACCAAAAACATGGACAAATTTTTTTTGTAATAAAGAAGGACCATTCCTCATTTGGAATGGTCCTTTAAGTCAATAATGAATTACTGTTACTCTTCATTTTTTAAATTTAAGAAATTACTAATTACCTTTACATATTCATTTTTGGGATATTTCTTATATAGATCGCTAGCTAATCGAATTGGGTCACCAAAAAAGTATCGCTCATATTGGGTTTGTCTTGTTCCGAATGCACTCATTGTTAGATCCCAAGCTAAACGAAATATTTTTACACGTTCCTCAGCGGTCTTAGTTGCTCCTTGAAGATAAAAATCTAAGTCATTTCTAACAATAGAATGGAATGCTTTTTCGGTTGGCAATGTAATCATTCCACTAGCTCCAATTAACTGGATAATTTCAGTGAAACGAGGATAAATTTTAGGAAAAATGTTACCAGCAACTTGAAGCGGGAAAATTTCTGGACGCATATATCCCCATTCATCTAATTTTGCGTTATTCTCTGATTTTTCTAACAAGGCTTTCATCGTCTCTAGACCAATGATGATTTCTGACATCTTTTCTTGAATATGTTGATACTCGCTAATATTAATCGTTTCGATAAGAAGCTCAGCAATACCTAAGATAAACTCTGTTTTTACAATTTGTCTAATCAATACTTGGTGCTTAGTAAAGGGATGGAAAGAGCTTTGAATTGGGAATTGCTCAGCTACTTCTGCATTGTTGTAATAAAATACTCTATTCCAAGGTACTAACACATTGTCAAAGACAACGATAGAATCCATTTCTTCGAACCGCGAACTTAATGGATAATTAAAAGAAGATTGTCCGCCGATGAACGTGTCCCTACAAATAAACTTTAATCCTTTTGTGTTAGAAGGGATCGAAAAAGCAAAAGCTTCATCTTCATTAAATAGAAATTTACCTACGCTAAAAACTAATACTTCATCTGTTAATCCACCTTGTGTAGCAAGAAGACGGGCACCTTTAACGATAATTCCTTCTTCATTTTGATCAATTACTTTTGCTGCGATTGGCTCATCCGTATTTTCATAGTAGATATAAGAACGATTCACTTGTGGAGAAATAAAGGTATGTGCAAACGACAGATCATTTTCCCTAGCAAATTCATAAAATGTTTGCAGATTGTTTGGAAAACATTTGTCCTTATTATTTAAAAAGGATACGGAAGAGGCGAAGCTCATTAAAACAGTGTTCAAATAATCTGGGCTTCTTCCCATGATTCCCCCTGAATACCTAGCCCAATGTTTAATCATCTTTCGTCTTCTTATTAAGTCATCTTTCGTTTTTGGTTGCAAATAGGAAAGACCAATAAGCTCTCCTGATACTGGGGAAATAAAAGTCATCTCATCTTTTATTTTTGGGTCATGTTGCAAATCATAAAGATTCGCTTTGGACTGAATTAGTCCCTTGAAGACAGGTTGTTCAGATAGCAACCCCTCCATTTTTTCACCGTCATACCAAATTTCATTGTTTAGCTGATTTAATCTGTTAATGAAATCTTTTCCATTAATAGCCCCCATGTTGCACTCCCCACTTTAATCGATATTTATATAAAATCATTCGATTATAGCTGTATTAACAAGTTAAGCCGTCAAATATCTATAGCTATTACTATAATTATTTTATGTAACTAGAGCATGCTATTATTACTTCGTCAACTAATGGAGCAGGTTAGGTCAATAAGAGGATTTACTGGATTATGAGATAATACAACTGGATTAAAGGAGGAAAGGAATGACTAAAGATAAAAAACGACATATAAAAATATACCGTATAGCAAACGAAGAACGATATGAAGAAGTAATGGAAATGACAACAGAAGCATGGAATGCAAAACTTGAAGAAAAAAATAAGGTTAAAACAGGGAAGATAATAGATAAAAAACGAAGGAAAAAAGAACAAGGGAAAGTAATACATGGGAAGACACCAGAAGAACGATTTCAAGAAATAAACGGAATGACAATAGAGGAATGGCACGAAGAACAATTCAAAGCTAAAATGGGAATGACAACCAATGATTGGTATATAAAACAGGTTAAATCATCATCACCAATTGACTATTTTAAAATACAGAACAGTACAATTACAGAGGAAGATGTAAAGCTTGTTAAGGATTTGCAGGAGTTAGGATTAAATGATGACGTGATAAATGTTTTACTAAGTTACGTTGTAGTTGTTAGTAAAATTGGACTCATTCACCCATTGATTAAAGAAATGGGTGAATATTGGATTGAAAAAAATTTATTAACTGTTGAGAAGGCAATTGTCTTTGTTAGGGAAGAACATAAGAAGTACAAAGAGTCCTCAGAGTAATAATTATTAAATGGGACTTGTAATCTATCAGTGAACCAAATTTGATGAAAAAACTTATTTATTCATTATAGAAGATGAAGTGCATTAAGATAGATCAAATGTTACAATTAATGTAAAAAAAACCATTTTAGTTAAAGAGGATATATAAATAGGGGGA encodes:
- a CDS encoding HAD family hydrolase yields the protein MNQTKNEVKVIFFDAGGVLFDTFLKGDDRIRYILLERGYQKSKIDVAIMKAKQIKLTFISNWNEEEQYYKRYYGTIAKELGEIELTNELFLFTHFAGHCELFPEVKGLLEELSKEYRLAVISNAMPSMDWIFDRLGIRKYFDSIILSAFVKEEKPGEAIYNIALNHAKAIKEESIFIDDKIENIEGAERVGIRGIHLDRNRVNLLELLSEQQLIQNTIKNFKNEITN
- a CDS encoding NUDIX hydrolase, with product MTTKYVNWGDSKVKLTWKRDPQLPPRKLITSVHGICLQEEKLLLVNLNHRGWDFPGGHIELEENPEDCLNREAYEEGYVTGSIFLLGHIIVDHTENIKWDASSNYPKVGYQVFYRMDIDRLHDFQAQFESAERILINPGEVIEYYHDWNELYQEILDYALVLK
- a CDS encoding LysE family translocator; its protein translation is MFVLFLTYVLLGLSIALPIGTVTIEMTKQGLKNGFMHGWIVGLGGMTIDLGLILLLYFGLASVLSMPIVQITMWLVGALFLFFIGYDSIKTADHNISVAGEKSTKSLKSSYFNGLLVAISPGNLVFWVSIFGTVLADSFDSSNTFKFLIVGAGILTGILIHDIVLMTIVAGTRKVLNPTYIKWVSILTGLVLIGFGIKFLFEFYKSIQGAF
- a CDS encoding CPBP family intramembrane glutamic endopeptidase — protein: MIVMTAVSFANFLGFSIAGISVIIGIAFFFINSNLEKNVSTDTGLNAKSIGKCLKNKTIYFWIVLPLILNVVCIVLAKLILPEYIEHLYGRTEFVVSLDKIMFLVFQLAILALGEEIAWRAFFQKQLSKALPIIPTLIVTSIIFAFAHIVEGSSIVVAYDIFFIFINSVLYGVIFYKTNNAWISAISHFIANLFSIIVISFLL
- the hpaB gene encoding 4-hydroxyphenylacetate 3-monooxygenase, oxygenase component, which encodes MGAINGKDFINRLNQLNNEIWYDGEKMEGLLSEQPVFKGLIQSKANLYDLQHDPKIKDEMTFISPVSGELIGLSYLQPKTKDDLIRRRKMIKHWARYSGGIMGRSPDYLNTVLMSFASSVSFLNNKDKCFPNNLQTFYEFARENDLSFAHTFISPQVNRSYIYYENTDEPIAAKVIDQNEEGIIVKGARLLATQGGLTDEVLVFSVGKFLFNEDEAFAFSIPSNTKGLKFICRDTFIGGQSSFNYPLSSRFEEMDSIVVFDNVLVPWNRVFYYNNAEVAEQFPIQSSFHPFTKHQVLIRQIVKTEFILGIAELLIETINISEYQHIQEKMSEIIIGLETMKALLEKSENNAKLDEWGYMRPEIFPLQVAGNIFPKIYPRFTEIIQLIGASGMITLPTEKAFHSIVRNDLDFYLQGATKTAEERVKIFRLAWDLTMSAFGTRQTQYERYFFGDPIRLASDLYKKYPKNEYVKVISNFLNLKNEE